From the genome of Candidatus Brocadiaceae bacterium:
CACCGGCGACACCGCCCCGGCGTCCAGCGCCAGCATCCGCAGCGTCCAGAACCCGTATCCGCCCAGCGCGGCCAGGACCAGGAGCTGCGTCTCGCGCCGGTTGAAGACGGCCCGCACGGAGCCCCCGCCCCCCAGGAACACCAGCCCCGCACAGGCCGCCGCGGGCCACAGCAGCAGGTGGAAGGCGATGGCCAGGGCCGAGACGCCCCCGGCCCGCAGCGACTCGACCATGAAGAAATGCGGGCTCCACAGGGCGGCCGCCACAAGGCCGAAGGCCCAGGCCGTTCGCGGCGAGCTTCGCATGGCGGCACTCCCCCTGATGGTGCGTCCTGTTGTAATCCATGGCCGCGCCGCCGTCAACGGCACGGACGGCCCCACGGCGGCATCCGGTTTGACGAACCGACGGCGCCGGGATTAGAATGTCCACGGCAGCAGACCGTTGATCCCCAGCCGGAGACAGGCCGTGTCCGTGGTCGAATGCGAGTTGATCCGTGTGATCCTGAGCGAGACGCAGAGCCACCAGACCATCGTGCTCAAGGAGAAGGGGGGCGAGCGCACGATGCGTGTGGCCATCGGGCCGGCCGAGGCGGTGGCCATCCACCGCGCGATCACGGGCGAGCGCCTTCCCCGCCCGATGACGCACGAACTCCTCGGCCTGGTGCTGGAGGCGCTGAACACCCGGGTGGTGCGCGTGGTGATCAACGACCTGCGCAACGGGACGTTCTTCGGCCGGCTGATCCTCCAGCAGGATGGACGGACCCTCGACGTCGACAGCCGGCCGAGCGACGCCGTAGCCCTGGCCATGCAGAAGGGCGCGCCGATCTTCGTGGAGGACGCCGTGCTCGCGCAGGCGGCCGACGACTACCACGCGTCCGACGACTACTGAGCGCACGGGCGCGCGCGCAGCGCCTCAACCGTGCGCGCCATGTCGGCCGGCAGGGGCGCCTCCACCGTGATGCGTTCGCCGCCCTTCGGGTGCGTGAACGTGATGCGCCGCGCGTGCAGCGCCTGGCGGGCCAACAGGGGCTCCTCGTCCGGCACGTGCTCGCCGCCGGTCAGGTCGGACGGATACAGGCAGTCCCGCACACCGTAGAACGCGTCGGCCACGATCGGGTGCCCGACATACTGCATGTGCACGCGTATCTGGTGCGTGCGCCCCGTCTTCGGACGACACACGACGAGCGTGAACTCCCCCAGCCGTTCCAGCACCTCGTAGACCGTCTGGGCCGGGCGGCCAATCGACGGGCGCACGCGCATGCGCTCACGATGGCAGGGGTCGCGCCCGATCGGCGCGTCGACCAGGTCGCCGTCGAGTTCGAAGCGCCCCTCGCAGAGGGCCACGTATTCCTTCCGGATGCTGCGCTCCTCGAACTGCCGGGCGATGCCCTCGTGAACCGAATCGTCCTTGATGACCAGGATCACGCCGCTGGTGTCGCGGTCCAGCCGATGCACCACGCCCGGGCGCAGGGGCCCGTAGGTGCTGCTGAGCCGGTCGAAATGGTGCACCAGCGCGTTGACCATGGTCCCGGTCTGATGGCCCTTGGACGGGTGCACGACCAGGTCCGGCGGCTTGTTGACCGCCACGAGCCAGCGGTCCTCGTAGAGGATCTCCAGCGGGATGTCCTCGGCGGGCACCTCCTCATGGCGCTGCATGGGCACCAGGGCCACGACGTGGTCGCCGGGGGATGGATTGTAGGAAGGCTTGACCCTGGCGCCGTTTACGGTGATGCGCCCGTCCTGTATCAGCGCCTGGATGAAGGTGCGAGAGTACTCCGAGAAGCGCCCGGCCATGTAGGCGTCGAGCCGGCGGCCGCGGTGCCGTTCGGCGATGTCGAACTCGTGGCGCCTGATCTCCACGTCGTCGGCCCCGGCCTCGGACGGGCCGGGGGCGAGGCGGCGAGGGGGGAGGTCGGCCATGGGCGCTCCTTCACCGGCTCAGAAGCTGCGTGTAGTAGTCGAGCGTCTGGCGGGCGAGCGTGCGCACGTCGAACTTGTCGCGGACGGCCTGCCGGGCGTTCTGGCCCATCTGCCGGGCCATGCTGGGGTTGCCGATCAGCGACTCCATGGCGCCGGCCAGCGCCTCCACCTCCCCCTTGGGAACCAGCAGGCCGGTGCGGCGGTCCTCGATGATCTCGCAGGCCGTGCCCGTGTTGAAGGCGATCACGGGCCGGCCGTGGCCCATCGCCTCCAGGATGCTGTAGCCGGACACGTCGACCTGGCTGCTCTGCACGACGACGTCCAGTGCGTCCAGGACGTCCTCGTAGGCCGTCAGGTCGCGCGCCAGCGTCACGGCACGGTCCAGCCCCAGCGCCCCGACCAGCCTCGTCAGGCCGGGCAGCTCCCGCCCCTCGCCGGCGATGACGAACTGCACCGCCGGCCACCGGCGCATCACGATGGCGGCCGCGCGCACGAACAGCTCGTGCCCGCGCTCCTCCTCGATCGGCCCCAGGGACCCGACGGCCGGGACGGCGTTGCGGAAGATGGGCGGCACCTCGTGCTCCTCCAGCCGCGCCACGTCGATGCCGTTGGGAATGACGCGCACCCTGCCCCGCGCCACCCCGCAGTCGTTCACCAGTTCCTCGCGCACGTCCTGCGTGGTGGCGATGATCCCGTGGAAGCACCGGGTGAGACGGTGCAGGCGCCGGCAGCGGGCCGGCACCCAGTGCGCCGTCAGCACCAGGGCCGCGGAGCGGCCCCGCCGGAGAGGATGCAGCGCGCGCGCCACCGTGAACCCCTGCACGTGGATGATCTGCGGGTCGAAACCGGCGATCGCCGCCAGGAAGGAACGCCGTGCCCCGCAGCGCAAACCGAACCCCTCGATGTACGGGAACGTCCGGAACGGGATGCCCTCCCGCTCCAGCATCGTCAGCATGCGCCCCGGGCCGCAGAAGACCGCCACCTCCAGACCGGCGGCCTTCAGCTCGCGGGCCAGGTTCACCGTGTACTCGCTCGTGCCCCGCGCCTGCATGCGCGGAGCCACCAGCAGCACCTTCTTGACGCGTGCGTCCGTGTCGGCCATCGCCCATCGGAGTTCGAGGAACAGGTCCCGTCCAGAACCGGTATGTTACACGAAACGCCGCCGGCCTGCTACGCAGGCCGCCGACTGCCACGCAGGCCGCGGGCTGCCACGCAGGCCGCCGACTGCCACGCAGGCCGCGGGCTGCTCGATGGACGCTGCCGCGCGTTCGCGATATGATGGAGCCAGGACTGCCCATACGCAGCTTGCGGAGCATCCACTTGGAACACCCGGTGAAGTTCGCAACGGTACGCGGAGTCGTCTTCGACATGGACGGCACGCTGATCGACTCCGCCCTGGACTTCCGCCGCATTCGCGCGGAGGCCGGTGTGCCGGACGGACGGCCCATCCTGGAATACCTGGAGACCGCCCCCGGCGACGACCGCCGGCGCGTCACCGAGGTCCTGCTGCGGCACGAGCGCGAGGCCGCCGAGGGCTGCACGCTCCGGGACGGCGCGGCCGACCTGATCGAAGCGCTGGCCGCCCGGAGGCTCAAGACGGCCCTGCTGACGCGCAACTCCGCGGATTCGGTCGGGATCGTGCTCGAACGGTTCGGCCTCCGCTTCGACTGCTGGCTCAGCCGCGAGCATGCCGAACCCAAACCTTCGCCCCAGCCGGTGCTCAAGATCGCCCGCCTGCTGGGGCTGCCGCCGGCCGCCCTCCTGATGGTCGGCGACTACCTGTTCGACGTCCAGGCGGGGAAGGCCGCGGGCTCCCCGACCGCATTCGTGAAGAATCACGGCGGCATCGAGCCCCCGAAGGAGGCCGACGCCGTGATCGAGCACCTGATGGACCTGCTCGACATGCTGCCCGAACGAGGGGATGCCGCATGAGCGCGCGCCAACGTGTACGGATGCTGTTGGCCCTGGCCCTGCTCCTGGCCGCCGCCGGAACCACCACGCGGGCGGACGACGCCCCCGCACCCCCCGAGGCCCCGCCGCCCGCCGCCCGGCCCGAGATACCGCCGGAGCTGCGCGACGTCCTGAACCACCTGGACGAGGCGAGCGCCGGGGTGACCGACGTGCGCGCGGCCGTGACCTACACACGCCTGATCCCTCTGCTGGAGGACAAGCGCCGGTCCCGGGGCGACCTCGTCTTCAAGAAGCCCGACAAGCTCGTGCTGGACCTCAAACGGCCCCACAACGAGGAGGTCCGCACCGACGGCCACACCTGGTGGGTGGTCAGCCACAACGAGAGGCAGGTGCAGGTCTATGAGACGACCGAAGAGGGCCGGGACGGCCGCGAGGCCGCCTTCCTGGCCTTCGGGTACGGCCGCAGTTCCGAGCAGATACTGGAGGACTACGACATCGAACTCCTGGAGGTCCGGCGGCCCGCAGAGGGCAAGACCGGCGAGACGGTCTACCGGCTGCGGTTCACCCCCCTGGAACGGCCCGATCAGCCTGCCCGGTACGCCTCGATCGAGGCGGAGATCGCCGACGGCCTCTGGCTCCCGCGCCGGATCGTGCTCCACGAGCCGGGCGGGGAGATCGTGCACACCTACGACCTGAGCAAGATCCGCCTCAACACGGACGTGCCCGACCGCACGTTCGAATACCGGCCGCCGGCCAGCTACAATGTCGTGCACTGACGGCCCCGGCATGGTGACCGCGATGAGACCCCTGGACTGCCCGACGCCATGCGGGCTCATACGGCTGCACGTGTGGAACACCCGGCTGGTGCGTGCGGAACTGCTGGACGGCCCGGCGCCCCCCGGGGAGCAGGGCCCGCCGCCGCCGGCCGCCGGGCTTCGGGCCGCGCGGCGCTTCGCCGACGCCCTGGGCCGCGCCTTCGCCGGGGAACCCGCGGGGGTGGCCCTGGAGGACCTGGAGCACGGGGCCTGCGGCCCCTTTGCGTTGCGGGTCTATACGGAGCTGATGGCGGTCGGCTTCGGACAACTGGTGACCTACGGCGAGCTGGCCGCACGGGCCGGCCGCCCGCGCGCGGCGCGGGCCGTGGGGCAGGTCCTGAAGCGCAACCCGTGGCCGATCTTCGTGCCCTGCCACCGCGTGGTGGCCGCCGGCCGCCGCCTGGGCGGCTTCGGCGCAGGCCGCCAATGGAAGGCCCGTCTGCTGGCCCACGAGGGCTGGTCGGTCGCAGGCGGCCGAGTGAAGGAGACATACCAGTGAGCCCACGCGAGCCCAGGACCGGCGTCTACGCCGGCAGTTTCGATCCCCCGACCTGCGGCCACATGTTCATGATCGAGAAGGGCGCGGCCCTGTTCGATCGCCTGATCGTGGCCGTCGGCGTCAACCCGAACAAGAAGTGCACCTTCGCGCTGGCCGATCGGCTGGCCATGCTCCGCGAGTGCACGGCGGACTGCGCCAACGTGGAGATCGACAGTTTCGAGGGGCGGTTCCTCGTGCACTATGCGGCAGCCCGCCAGGCCAACTACATCCTGCGCGGCGTGCGCAGCGAGGAGGACTACCGGTTCGAGCACGCCATGCGCAACGTCAACGCGGACCTGGAACCGGGCCTGACCACCGTGCTGCTGATTCCGCCCCGGGAGATCTGCGAGATCAGCAGCAGCTTCCTGAAGGGGCTGGTCGGCTTCGAGGGCTGGGAGCGCATCGTTCGACCGTACGTGCCGGAGCCCGTGTACCGGCGGCTGCTGACCAGCGACATCCGCTGGGGCGCCCACCGGATGGGGCCGGAGGGCGGCGGCGACTGAGGGCGCCCCCCGCGGCCTCAGGGGAACAGGTCGGGCAGCAGGGCCCGGTTGTGCTCCATCAGGACGTCCATCGTCTCGTTGACGGCCGAGCGCGTCATGACGTCCTCGGCGATCCGGCGGGCCTGCTCGTAGCTGACGCTGCAGACGATCTTCTTCAGCTCCGGCACGATGATGGGCGGGGCTACGCTCAGGTGGTCCAGACCCAGGCCCAGCAGCAGCATGGTGTAGACGACCTCGCTGGCCATCTCGCCGCAGAGGCCGACCTCGATGCCCTTCCGGTGCGCCGCCTCGACCGTCATCCGGATCAGTTTCAGCACGGCGGGATGGTGCGGGCAGTACATGTCCGCCACGTGCTCGTTCGCGCGATCGATGGCGATGGTGTACTGGATCAGGTCGTTCGTGCCGATGCTGAAGAAGTCCACGTGCTCGGCCAGCATGGAGGCGCAGACGGCGGCGCTCGGCACCTCGACCATGATGCCCACCTTCATGGCCCGGTCGTAGTCGCGCCCGTCGCGGTCGAACTGCTCCTGGAGTTCGCCCAGCACCCGCTTGACCTTCAGGAGCTCCTCCAGGCCGGAGATGAGCGGGAACATGACCCGCACCTCACCATGGGCGCTGGCCCGCAGGACGGCGCTGAGCTGCTCGCGCAGAACCTCCGGGTGGTCCAGGCAGTAGCGCACGGACCGGCGGCCGAGCGAGGGATTCCGCTCCGGGGCGATGTCGTTGACGTCGGGGAACTTGTCGGCGCCCAGGTCGACCGTCCGGATCACGAGCGGCCGGCCGTCCAACTGGCGGATCGTCTCCATGTAGGCGGCGAAGTGCTCCTCCTCGGTCGGGCGCCGGTCGGTGCCGCTGTAGAGGAACTCGGTGCGGTAGAGGCCGATTCCCTCGGCCCCATGCTCGCAGGCCCGGGCGACCTCCCGGGGGAACTCGATGTTGGCCATCACGCTGAACTTGCGGCCGTCGGTGGTCACCGCGCGCCGGCCCCGAAGCTGCTCCAGCAGGGTCATGTCGGCCCGCACGGCCTCGGAGCGGCGTTCCCTGTAGAACTGCAGGGTCGCCTCGTCGGGGTCCACGATGACGGTGCCGAGCACGCCGTCGACGATGACCGTGTCGCCGCCGCCGACATCGCCCGTGAGCGACCCCAGGCCGACCACGGCCGGGATGCCCAGCGCCCGCGCGATGATGGCCGTGTGGCCGGTGGGCCCGCCGCCGTCGATGGCGATGCCCTTGACCATGTCCGGGTCGACCGAGGCGGTCTGGCTCGGGCTCAGGTCATGGGCCACCAGGATGATCTCGCTGCGCAGGGAGGCGAGTTCCTCGCGCTGGGCGCCCAGCAGGCTGTGCAGCAGACGGCGCTCGAGGTCGTCCAGATCGGCGACCTTCGCGAGCAGAAAGGAATCCTGCTGGAACACGCTCCGCCACTGGCGCATGGTGCGCGAGACGGCGAACTCGGCGGTGTACCTGTCCTTGCGGATGCGGTCGATGAACTCGTTCCGGAAGTAGTCGTCGCGCAGGGCGGCCGCATGGGCGCTGAAGATCTCGGCGATGGTGGCCCCCGCCTTGTCGGAGACCTGCCGGACCAGCCGGTCGAGTTCCTCCAGGGCACTGTCCATGGCCTTCTGGAGGCGGCGGACCTCCTCGTCCTGGCGGCCCTCGGCGATGAAGTGCTCCGGGATGCGCACGCCCTCCGCCTCGAGCAGGAAGACGGGACCGATGGCGATGCCCGGGCTGACAGGTATCCCCCTGTGGGTCTGCATGCTCAGGTCACCTTCCGGCCTCGCTCGGCCATCCGATCCTCGATGTAGAAACACGAGGCCACCAGGTCTTCCAGAACGGCCTGTGCCTGTTCGGAGTCCGGCCCACGGATCTCGAAGGTGGGGGTGGACACCGGGGTGAGCGGCAGAGAGGCCAGGCTCTCCGCCTGCTTGGCGTCGGCAGTCCGATCGTCCAGCCGCACACGGATCTCGCTGTCGAAGCACGAGGCGAGCCGATGGAGACGCTCCACGTGCCGGTCCGCAGCGAGACGCTCCTGCATGTAGTCCTCGACGAAGAACCCGTCCTGGGCCAGGTACTTCAACGCAGCCACACACTGGCGGGCGTCGGCGCCGCACGCCTTGATCGTCAGGGTATCGCCGCTGCGGCCGCCCAGGCTCACCAGGTTGATGACGCTGGTGCCGGGAACCGTCCGCCCGCGCACGCTGACGGTCACGTCGGCCCGGAACATGCGTGCAAGCTGCGCGAACCGCTGCACGGGCCGCACATGGAACCCCATCGGGTTCTCGATGCCGACCCTGGCACAATGCTCGTTATTCTCGCTCATCGTCGCTCGCTCGGGGCATGCCGGAAGTCGCAGGTGAGGTCGCTCAGGAGGCCATCTCGCGGATCAGGTCCAGGACCTCCTGGCCGCTCTTGGCCACACCGACGAACCGCCGGAAGTCGTCGTCCTGCACCAGCCGGGTAATCTGCTGCATCAGTGCCAGGTACTCGGCCGCAGCGCCCGACGGAGCCAGGACGAGGAAGACCTCATGCACCGGAGCGCCGTC
Proteins encoded in this window:
- a CDS encoding bifunctional nuclease family protein — protein: MVECELIRVILSETQSHQTIVLKEKGGERTMRVAIGPAEAVAIHRAITGERLPRPMTHELLGLVLEALNTRVVRVVINDLRNGTFFGRLILQQDGRTLDVDSRPSDAVALAMQKGAPIFVEDAVLAQAADDYHASDDY
- a CDS encoding RluA family pseudouridine synthase translates to MADLPPRRLAPGPSEAGADDVEIRRHEFDIAERHRGRRLDAYMAGRFSEYSRTFIQALIQDGRITVNGARVKPSYNPSPGDHVVALVPMQRHEEVPAEDIPLEILYEDRWLVAVNKPPDLVVHPSKGHQTGTMVNALVHHFDRLSSTYGPLRPGVVHRLDRDTSGVILVIKDDSVHEGIARQFEERSIRKEYVALCEGRFELDGDLVDAPIGRDPCHRERMRVRPSIGRPAQTVYEVLERLGEFTLVVCRPKTGRTHQIRVHMQYVGHPIVADAFYGVRDCLYPSDLTGGEHVPDEEPLLARQALHARRITFTHPKGGERITVEAPLPADMARTVEALRARPCAQ
- a CDS encoding HAD family hydrolase, which translates into the protein MEHPVKFATVRGVVFDMDGTLIDSALDFRRIRAEAGVPDGRPILEYLETAPGDDRRRVTEVLLRHEREAAEGCTLRDGAADLIEALAARRLKTALLTRNSADSVGIVLERFGLRFDCWLSREHAEPKPSPQPVLKIARLLGLPPAALLMVGDYLFDVQAGKAAGSPTAFVKNHGGIEPPKEADAVIEHLMDLLDMLPERGDAA
- a CDS encoding outer membrane lipoprotein carrier protein LolA, which translates into the protein MSARQRVRMLLALALLLAAAGTTTRADDAPAPPEAPPPAARPEIPPELRDVLNHLDEASAGVTDVRAAVTYTRLIPLLEDKRRSRGDLVFKKPDKLVLDLKRPHNEEVRTDGHTWWVVSHNERQVQVYETTEEGRDGREAAFLAFGYGRSSEQILEDYDIELLEVRRPAEGKTGETVYRLRFTPLERPDQPARYASIEAEIADGLWLPRRIVLHEPGGEIVHTYDLSKIRLNTDVPDRTFEYRPPASYNVVH
- a CDS encoding HPr family phosphocarrier protein produces the protein MSENNEHCARVGIENPMGFHVRPVQRFAQLARMFRADVTVSVRGRTVPGTSVINLVSLGGRSGDTLTIKACGADARQCVAALKYLAQDGFFVEDYMQERLAADRHVERLHRLASCFDSEIRVRLDDRTADAKQAESLASLPLTPVSTPTFEIRGPDSEQAQAVLEDLVASCFYIEDRMAERGRKVT
- the coaD gene encoding pantetheine-phosphate adenylyltransferase, whose product is MEGPSAGPRGLVGRRRPSEGDIPVSPREPRTGVYAGSFDPPTCGHMFMIEKGAALFDRLIVAVGVNPNKKCTFALADRLAMLRECTADCANVEIDSFEGRFLVHYAAARQANYILRGVRSEEDYRFEHAMRNVNADLEPGLTTVLLIPPREICEISSSFLKGLVGFEGWERIVRPYVPEPVYRRLLTSDIRWGAHRMGPEGGGD
- a CDS encoding glycosyltransferase family 4 protein, with translation MADTDARVKKVLLVAPRMQARGTSEYTVNLARELKAAGLEVAVFCGPGRMLTMLEREGIPFRTFPYIEGFGLRCGARRSFLAAIAGFDPQIIHVQGFTVARALHPLRRGRSAALVLTAHWVPARCRRLHRLTRCFHGIIATTQDVREELVNDCGVARGRVRVIPNGIDVARLEEHEVPPIFRNAVPAVGSLGPIEEERGHELFVRAAAIVMRRWPAVQFVIAGEGRELPGLTRLVGALGLDRAVTLARDLTAYEDVLDALDVVVQSSQVDVSGYSILEAMGHGRPVIAFNTGTACEIIEDRRTGLLVPKGEVEALAGAMESLIGNPSMARQMGQNARQAVRDKFDVRTLARQTLDYYTQLLSR
- the ptsP gene encoding phosphoenolpyruvate--protein phosphotransferase; translated protein: MQTHRGIPVSPGIAIGPVFLLEAEGVRIPEHFIAEGRQDEEVRRLQKAMDSALEELDRLVRQVSDKAGATIAEIFSAHAAALRDDYFRNEFIDRIRKDRYTAEFAVSRTMRQWRSVFQQDSFLLAKVADLDDLERRLLHSLLGAQREELASLRSEIILVAHDLSPSQTASVDPDMVKGIAIDGGGPTGHTAIIARALGIPAVVGLGSLTGDVGGGDTVIVDGVLGTVIVDPDEATLQFYRERRSEAVRADMTLLEQLRGRRAVTTDGRKFSVMANIEFPREVARACEHGAEGIGLYRTEFLYSGTDRRPTEEEHFAAYMETIRQLDGRPLVIRTVDLGADKFPDVNDIAPERNPSLGRRSVRYCLDHPEVLREQLSAVLRASAHGEVRVMFPLISGLEELLKVKRVLGELQEQFDRDGRDYDRAMKVGIMVEVPSAAVCASMLAEHVDFFSIGTNDLIQYTIAIDRANEHVADMYCPHHPAVLKLIRMTVEAAHRKGIEVGLCGEMASEVVYTMLLLGLGLDHLSVAPPIIVPELKKIVCSVSYEQARRIAEDVMTRSAVNETMDVLMEHNRALLPDLFP
- a CDS encoding methylated-DNA--[protein]-cysteine S-methyltransferase, whose translation is MRPLDCPTPCGLIRLHVWNTRLVRAELLDGPAPPGEQGPPPPAAGLRAARRFADALGRAFAGEPAGVALEDLEHGACGPFALRVYTELMAVGFGQLVTYGELAARAGRPRAARAVGQVLKRNPWPIFVPCHRVVAAGRRLGGFGAGRQWKARLLAHEGWSVAGGRVKETYQ